One genomic window of Cygnus olor isolate bCygOlo1 chromosome 3, bCygOlo1.pri.v2, whole genome shotgun sequence includes the following:
- the LOC121068637 gene encoding uncharacterized protein LOC121068637 isoform X3, with amino-acid sequence MMIFLFQHLVLLAIDLFLAMTLSCFLYAFAFVSIAFLTCCIIFLSFGIVEKNIDVKGRAIVILVSNSSIGRTFARNLDKAGFRVSAAHWRPQEEGTTTKEECSSSMEVAQLHMTDDEYQKTMKTFIESHLSLKGPVQEGRAGRQSTHQEPPLLQGPPRDTTHPADQKCLWSDPVKLYW; translated from the exons ATGATGATTTTCCTCTTCCAGCACTTGGTCTTGCTGGCCATAGACTTGTTTCTTGCAATGACCCTTTCCTGCTTCCTTTATGCCTTTGCATTCGTTTCCATCGCGTTTTTGACCTGCTGCATTATCTTCTTGTCCTTTGGCATTGTGGAGAAGAACATTGACGTAAAAGGGAGAGCAATTGTGATTCTCGTGTCCAACAGCTCCATTGGGAGGACATTTGCCAGGAACCTGGATAAAGCAGGTTTTAGGGTGTCTGCTGCGCACTGGCGTCCTCAAGAGGAGGGGACAACCACGAAAGAAGAGTGCTCTTCGAGCATGGAGGTAGCACAGCTCCACATGACTGATGATGAGTATCAGAAGACAATGAAAACCTTCATAGAAAGCCACTTGTCCCTGAAAG GCCCTGTGCAGGAAGGCCGTGCTGGAAGGCAGAGCACGCACCAGGAGCCgcccctgctgcagggaccCCCCAGAGACACG ACGCACCCAGCAGACCAGAAGTGCCTGTGGTCAGATCCTGTAAAACTGTACTGGTAA
- the LOC121068637 gene encoding uncharacterized protein LOC121068637 isoform X1 yields MMIFLFQHLVLLAIDLFLAMTLSCFLYAFAFVSIAFLTCCIIFLSFGIVEKNIDVKGRAIVILVSNSSIGRTFARNLDKAGFRVSAAHWRPQEEGTTTKEECSSSMEVAQLHMTDDEYQKTMKTFIESHLSLKGMYGLMKKPSILIWEEEEPDTCRLPERKTFYTWKRVFKSPALCVAVLFCPLNCALTSLKKRALQLLVPLKPKN; encoded by the exons ATGATGATTTTCCTCTTCCAGCACTTGGTCTTGCTGGCCATAGACTTGTTTCTTGCAATGACCCTTTCCTGCTTCCTTTATGCCTTTGCATTCGTTTCCATCGCGTTTTTGACCTGCTGCATTATCTTCTTGTCCTTTGGCATTGTGGAGAAGAACATTGACGTAAAAGGGAGAGCAATTGTGATTCTCGTGTCCAACAGCTCCATTGGGAGGACATTTGCCAGGAACCTGGATAAAGCAGGTTTTAGGGTGTCTGCTGCGCACTGGCGTCCTCAAGAGGAGGGGACAACCACGAAAGAAGAGTGCTCTTCGAGCATGGAGGTAGCACAGCTCCACATGACTGATGATGAGTATCAGAAGACAATGAAAACCTTCATAGAAAGCCACTTGTCCCTGAAAG GCATGTACGGGTTGATGAAGAAGCCGTCAATCTTGATATGGGAAGAAGAGGAACCAGACACATGCAGGTTACCCGAAAGAAAAACCTTTTATACATGGAAAAGGGTTTTCAAGAGTCCAG cccTCTGTGTCGCTGTCCTCTTCTGCCCACTGAACTGTGCCCTGACTTCCCTGAAGAAgagagctctgcagcttctTGTGCCCCTGAAGCCCAAAAACTGA
- the LOC121068637 gene encoding uncharacterized protein LOC121068637 isoform X2, whose protein sequence is MMIFLFQHLVLLAIDLFLAMTLSCFLYAFAFVSIAFLTCCIIFLSFGIVEKNIDVKGRAIVILVSNSSIGRTFARNLDKAGFRVSAAHWRPQEEGTTTKEECSSSMEVAQLHMTDDEYQKTMKTFIESHLSLKGPVQEGRAGRQSTHQEPPLLQGPPRDTVGNPSQCLLPPAAVGDPAAQAVSHAASLLRRTQQTRSACGQIL, encoded by the exons ATGATGATTTTCCTCTTCCAGCACTTGGTCTTGCTGGCCATAGACTTGTTTCTTGCAATGACCCTTTCCTGCTTCCTTTATGCCTTTGCATTCGTTTCCATCGCGTTTTTGACCTGCTGCATTATCTTCTTGTCCTTTGGCATTGTGGAGAAGAACATTGACGTAAAAGGGAGAGCAATTGTGATTCTCGTGTCCAACAGCTCCATTGGGAGGACATTTGCCAGGAACCTGGATAAAGCAGGTTTTAGGGTGTCTGCTGCGCACTGGCGTCCTCAAGAGGAGGGGACAACCACGAAAGAAGAGTGCTCTTCGAGCATGGAGGTAGCACAGCTCCACATGACTGATGATGAGTATCAGAAGACAATGAAAACCTTCATAGAAAGCCACTTGTCCCTGAAAG GCCCTGTGCAGGAAGGCCGTGCTGGAAGGCAGAGCACGCACCAGGAGCCgcccctgctgcagggaccCCCCAGAGACACGGTAGGGAACCCCAGCCAATGCCTGCTGCCACCTGCAGCTGTCGGTGACCCAGCGGCACAGGCTGTCTCTCATGCTGCTTCCCTCCTCAGACGCACCCAGCAGACCAGAAGTGCCTGTGGTCAGATCCTGTAA